Genomic DNA from Prunus persica cultivar Lovell chromosome G1, Prunus_persica_NCBIv2, whole genome shotgun sequence:
NNNNNNNNNNNNNNNNNNNNNNNNNNNNNNNNNNNNNNNNNNNNNNNNNNNNNNNNNNNNNNNNNNNNNNNNNNNNNNNNNNNNNNNNNNNNNNNNNNNNNNNNNNNNNNNNNNNNNNNNNNNNNNNNNNNNNNNNNNNNNNNNNNNNNNNNNNNNNNNNNNNNNNNNNNNNNNNNNNNNNNNNNNNNNNNNNNNNNNNNNNNNNNNNNNNNNNNNNNNNNNNNNNNNNNNNNNNNNNNNNNNNNNNNNNNNNNNNNNNNNNNNNNNNNNNNNNNNNNNNNNNNNNNNNNNNNNNNNNNNNNNNNNNNNNNNNNNNNNNNNNNNNNNNNNNNNNNNNNNNNNNNNNNNNNNNNNNNNNNNNNNNNNNNNNNNNNNNNNNNNNNNNNNNNNNNNNNNNNNNNNNNNNNNNNNNNNNNNNNNNNNNNNNNNNNNNNNNNNNNNNNNNNNNNNNNNNNNNNNNNNNNNNNNNNNNNNNNNNNNNNNNNNNNNNNNNNNNNNNNNNNNNNNNNNNNNNNNNNNNNNNNNNNNNNNNNNNNNNNNNNNNNNNNNNNNNNNNNNNNNNNNNNNNNNNNNNNNNNNNNNNNNNNNNNNNNNNNNNNNNNNNNNNNNNNNNNNNNNNNNNNNNNNNNNNNNNNNNNNNNNNNNNNNNNNNNNNNNNNNNNNNNNNNNNNNNNNNNNNNNNNNNNNNNNNNNNNNNNNNNNNNNNNNNNNNNNNNNNNNNNNNNNNNNNNNNNNNNNNNNNNNNNNNNNNNNNNNNNNNNNNNNNNNNNNNNNNNNNNNNNNNNNNNNNNNNNNNNNNNNNNNNNNNNNNNNNNNNNNNNNNNNNNNNNNNNNNNNNNNNNNNNNNNNNNNNNNNNNNNNNNNNNNNNNNNNNNNNNNNNNNNNNNNNNNNNNNNNNNNNNNNNNNNNNNNNNNNNNNNNNNNNNctctctctctctctctctctctcctctccctcccATCCCTTCTTTAAACCTAACCCCCAGCGCACTCAATCGCAACCTACCCCTTCTCTCCCTTTGCCTctctattctctctctttgcctctctctccccgCCCCTCCCCAACCTCTATTGCACCCCACCCCTCCCATCTTATTTCTTCTCTATGCCTttttctctcactctcactcattCTGCCGAGAGAGAAGATGGGGAGTGGCTGTCGagaagatttttatttttatttttaaattttgactGGTGGTGGTTTGGGTGTGTTGAGTAATTCCATGGAGGGATAAGTATCGGGCGGGGGTTAGGTCTGGGGaggggagagaagagagaggcaatgagagagagagagagagagagagccaaagGGAGGGAAGAGGTAGGGTGCGATGAAGGTGCGCTGGGGGTTGGGTCTGGGGAGGggatgtgagagagagagagagagagagagagagagagagataagagataagagagaagaggggGAAAGGGGTGGGGTGCGAGGAGGGTTGGGTTGAGGAGGGGAGAGAAAGATAGAAAGGTCATTTAACGAGAAAATGAGATGGCGTTGAGGGGATAAGGTAACATTTGAGATGGAGTGGAAGAATGAGGGTAAAATGAGGAAATTTGAGTTCCAGGTGGTTAAGTGAGAGTGTGCTCGAGTTCTAAGGGACGAAACAGTAAATAAGCCCAAATAAAAATGGTGATTATAAGGCCTAATATATGCAAGTTGACCCGATCAACTCGCTAAAGTCACATTGATTGTTAGAGTTGATAGCATATTCTCACCCAGTtattagagcatttccacccCTATTGGCAAGGGCAAAGTAAGGGctgtcactattcacatgaatagtggtgGCCCTTTTTGTTTCCACCCCTATGAGTGAGGGCAAggacaattactattcactttaatttattttctatttttttttatacttaaacgattaattttgataacattttcggataagattttcagttgCCACAtgttactatttattataaaattctcatatcaaatttcagATTAAATTTTAGGATTAaattttcggttgccacgtgtccatatttattataacattcagataagattttcggataaaATTCTTGGTGGCCATGTGtcgatatttattataaatttctaatctcagatttcagataagattttcactcTATAAAATTGCGCCACGTGTCGTCTCTATCTTCTAAATCACTCTATAAAACTACACTCTTAACTCAAACCTCTCATACCAtattctctctattttttcatttctccatgaatttttctcCACATATGAGAGGACTTCATCTCGTTGCCCATGATCGGGCAATGACAAACTTTGACCTAACACTCACACAATAAAATATCTTCCATTGTTGTCCATGATCCTCCAGCTTCGATGGAAGAggccatttgtatttttacacaaATGGAATTTAGTAGTAAaaaatttggtgtggaaagtgaaaaatattggaaggagaagaatttgtatgaagatttggtgtagaaagtgaataatattgatttgtatttatagaaaaaatttcaagatttttttgatattttttacaaatttgttcgatatttttttcaaattttttaagcAAAAAAATGGGTAGCTGTTTAATTGGAGGAGATTTTCGAATTGGAGTCTCTAGGAGAAGCCATGTGGCTTGTAACCGTTGGTTTCTGAAAGCACAGACGCAATGCTGGTGTCAGCgcaagatttttaatttttttttaactattGGCACGTGCATTATACTtaccaacggtaaaaaaagaTTACATATCTTGTGCTGATGCCAACGTTGCGTCAGCACTGACGTAGTCTGCCCAAAGACAATAGGATGGGCCAGATCTCCCCGTAAGCTTGCCCGGATACATGACCCCTCCTGCCTCGGCTAAACCCTTGCGGTCGAATTGCACTTAAGATTATGGATTCCTCGGCCATTGCCTTTATAAAAAATGCTTTCGCACGCTTCCCACACGCCCATTgcctttatttctttatattttcccGAAACGTCTCTCAtcttctcatcttcttcttctatttctctttcttttcctcgTCTTCAGATAGATCTGTTATCATATTTTtgacttttattttctctgtcactactctctgtctctcttgcTCGACTCTCTCTCACTACTCTATGCCTCTCTCACCCActcggctctctctctctcttaatgGCAGATCTGGTTGATTTAGATGCTGAGCTAGTGTGTTCTCCTCCATGGCAGAGATTCTAGgtattgatttttaaaatttttgtttgggtgtAATTTGGGGATGAATGTGGGTGATGCTAGgtattgtttatatttttttcaatttaatctTTTAGGTGCGATTTGGAGCATCATTTGTAGGTATTCTATTCTTCTTTTAATCCAAGAAATCTTTAGTTAGGTCATGTATATGTGGATTAACTCTAGATTATTTTTGGTTCTGTAATTAAGCATCAACTATGATGAGGTATAATTCACTGAGCCTCTCTGGTATCCCAGGTCTATTAAGATCTTTGGCTTGACAATTATGcattctttgccttttctttttctgtttttttttggcataatACGTACATACCTAGCCCAAACTTAATCGAACACATTTATCAAATGGCTTAACCGATCCACCTCTGAGTTATCTATTTTCCATTGCTGCTTTAATGGATAAAATATTTACAGGCTTCAAGTCTAACCAGATGTTTACAGTTTTGTTTGAGAGTTGGTTTAATTTCTGTTTGGATTGTAATGAGCATAGTTATAATTTGTTctttatgtattatttttgtggtttGTTTCAGGAActtttagaaaattttaaggACAAATTGGCATCTCAGAACCCGTCATTCGAATGATGTTGTTTTGTAGGTTGTCATACTCTTTAACTGCTTGAAAGTACACTATCCTCACCCACCCGTCAGTTGATAAAGGAATCATGAAGATTGATATATATGATGAAAGTGATGGAAGCACGCCTAGGCCAAAGGAAAATGGTTGTTCTCTTAAGCCAGTGTCACCTGACGAGTCTGGTGAAGGTTTGCCTTATGCTCCTGTGAATTGGCCTAATCCTGGTGATACTTGGCGCTGGAAGGTGGGAAAGAGAGTTTCTGGAGCTGGACACTATCTGGATAGGTATCTCTATCTTCCGAAGAGCCTTCGCAACGCTGGTCTAACAACACGTAAGAAATATGGTTTTGCGAGCAAGCTTGCTGTTGAACGGTATATCCAAACTGCATTTCCTGGTGCAAACATCAATGAATTTTTTGCATCATTCTCCTGGAGGATCCCAGCACAAAAGTCCTCATTGGCAAATGGTCAGCCGTAATCaatgttaattttctttcctcaagttttgtgccttttttgtctttagttttattcatttttaatttaagcattttatataaataaaacagtCCTCTCCTTGTCTGTCAATGATCTATTGTTTGATACCTGTGTTTGCGTTCTATTTTTTGCTGGTGATTTTTGAACTAGAGCCTTTTATCCAATGTTCTTGAAGAAGATGGGTAGCTAAGCTATTATTTCGTGAACTTATGTCTTGAAGGCCCATGTATTTACTTGTAGTGAATGGCTGGAGTAATGGTGTCAATTTTGGAAAAACTAATGGGCTATTTAAAGGCTGTCAGGTTCTAATCAACATTCCTATAGGTTAAAGTTTTCATTTCATATCAATTATCCAAACTGGTGTGTATTTTTATCCACTCTCCTCCCCATATTTATAAGATCCTTGTGTTTTTACACATGATGAACATTTTTATATGCACAAGAATATTCAATATTTCATAACAAATTGATGTCCTTGATATTGGTTTTAAAGTTtgctgaaaaaagaaaattcatgttCAAGAAGACATCCCGTTTGGTTTTCATGTCTCAGCTTATTGGATAATCAATAACATTACTTTCATGTTGCAACAGCATGTTTGAAATGATATCATATCTAGCTGCTGACATGCATAGGTTTTGCCTTTGGCAATGGTTTTATCACATCTAGTTctgtgcttttttttttttttttggtggggtTTATACAGGTACTGCAAGGCTGAAGCATGTGCCATGTATTCCGCCTTCCGAGGAATCTGATTCGCAGTCTGACACTGTATGCTGTAAGGCCGGAAATAAGATGTGCAACAGTTTGTTGGAACAATCAGAAAACCCACCTTTGGCAGTCATGGAGTGTGATATTTGCTGCACTGAACCTAAGTTCTGTCGTTATTGCTGTTGTATTCTTTGTTGCAAGACTATAAATTCATCTGATTACATTAGATGTGAAGCAATGATGGATGAGAGTTGTATATGTGGGCATGCTGCCCACATTGATTGTGCTCTGAGATGTTACATGGCTGGCACTGTGGGAGGAAGCATTGGGTTGGATTCTGAATACTATTGCAGGCGCTGTGATGCAAGGACAGATCTGGTTTCACATGTCATGAGGATTTTACATACATGTGAATCGCTTGATTCTCGGGATGACATTGAGAAGATTTTAAATCTCGGTGTCTGCATTTTGCGGGGTTCACAAAAAACCAGTGCAAATGAGTTGCTGAAACGTATTGAAGTGGCCATTGCAAAGGTAAAAGTAATAGCTTTATAGTAGTGTATCCTTGTCCACACTTGAGTTCCCAAGGACCAGCAATATAACATTTTGCTATATTGATCAGCTCAAATGTGGGACTTGTCTTGAAGATATTTGGAAAGAGGAAGACAATATTTCAGCTATTTCTATGGGTA
This window encodes:
- the LOC18791512 gene encoding uncharacterized protein LOC18791512; amino-acid sequence: MKIDIYDESDGSTPRPKENGCSLKPVSPDESGEGLPYAPVNWPNPGDTWRWKVGKRVSGAGHYLDRYLYLPKSLRNAGLTTRKKYGFASKLAVERYIQTAFPGANINEFFASFSWRIPAQKSSLANGTARLKHVPCIPPSEESDSQSDTVCCKAGNKMCNSLLEQSENPPLAVMECDICCTEPKFCRYCCCILCCKTINSSDYIRCEAMMDESCICGHAAHIDCALRCYMAGTVGGSIGLDSEYYCRRCDARTDLVSHVMRILHTCESLDSRDDIEKILNLGVCILRGSQKTSANELLKRIEVAIAKLKCGTCLEDIWKEEDNISAISMDVSHHGNTALEVTTCQESIGVRTSSEVMSTSFHYRTESQKLEVEIDQVLQALRKSQESEFRMAEDSLHAQKNYLCNLYQQLEKEKSDLVRCTSPDPDALLSTVLSRVKQIKGEVKKLKDMEEVANGFGKTSRAILKEHFSLEIEE